Genomic window (Canis lupus dingo isolate Sandy chromosome 6, ASM325472v2, whole genome shotgun sequence):
TGATAAATGCATGACTCTTGGGGCTGTGTCGGTCTCCTCAGTTTGGTTGGAGGGCAGACTTCCTCACTTTTGGGAAAGAAAGCTGTACCTCGTTGAGAAGAAAGACAGGGGTGCCTAGCCACTGCAGTGGAACATAAGTGCATTTAGAAGTGTGCATATTGAAGATGGGTAGtcaagggggtgggtgggagtcTGTACCAATCATCTACCCACTGCCTCTCAGCTCTAAATTCACCTTTGACTggcctggaaaaacaaaacaaaaacaaaaacaaaaccaaaacagatcTGGACCCTttacatatttttccctttgccaGCTGACACTGAAGCTTTGTCGGCAGAGGATGCAGGAGACACCACCACAAGACAGACTGTGTCTCCCAGGTCCGGATGCTCTCTCTTGCAGCATGGGCAGCTGACCCAGCTGCAGGCCCTTGCCGGGCTCACCCTTCCCCCCAGCAGCTGCCTTGGCAGTTTTGTAGCAGAGCACAAGTGAGACACCTTCCCAAAAGATCTATCTCCTGCAGTTCCATGGGGTGGCATCACAGTGACGTCTCTGCCATGCGATAAGCAGAGGGCCAGGTCCAGGAGTTGGGATCTCAGTCCTGGCATCATATGCTCTCCTCCATGGATACActatctctgttctttttttttcttttttttctttttaaaaaaattttttaaaaaaaatttatttatgatagtcatacagagagagagagagagagagagagagagagagaggcagagacataggcagagggagaagcaggctccatgcaccgggagcctgacgtgggattcgatcccgggtctccaggatcgcacccagggccaaaggcaggcgccaaaccgctgcgccacccagggatcgctcTCTGTTCTAAGTTTAGGGATTTCTCCTTACCTCTGCTACTCTTCTTTAGTGGTCTCCTTACCTCTCACTAGCCAAACCCTTATACactaataattctttatatttatatcaaacCTGTCCTGTTCAAATCACTGTGTAGTCCATTCTCCTGCCTGGACTCAAACTGACAGGATAACTCTACCACCTATGAAGCAACCGGCAAGAAAGCTGGAAATCAGCTTTTATCACATGCTCTCCCCCATCTCTACAATGAACTGGTTCAGATTGGTTATCAATTTTTGTTGATTCTAATTCCTTCATCTCCACTGAATTAAGAATCTTCTCATCTACTGTGATTTAGTTTAGAGCTCTGAAATATTCACTGGCTACTACAACAAATCTAGAACCACTTTTGGTATCTATCTTTTTGTCAGTCCTCTGCTGCCAATCTTTTCTGTTCTAAGATCTTTTCAACCTATAGccatagtttttttaaaaaacataaatcccACTCATGTCATTCTCctgattaaaattatttaatcccttgggatccctgggtggcgcagcggtttggcgcctgcctttggcccggggcacgatcctggagacccaggatcgaatcccacgtcgggctcccggtgcatggagcctgcttctccctctgcctgtgtctctgcctctctgtctctctctgtgtgactatcatgaataaataaaatctttaaaaaaaaaataaataaataaaaaaaataaaattatttaatcccCTACTTTGATAATGAAATTCAAACCCCCGCTCCTcatgatttagcacctgcctcgtTTTCTATTACCTTCCACTAGTCAAACCTTCTCTCatcaccacaccacaccacaacCAATTTCTTCTACTGCATGGAACAACTTCCATTTCTCTGGCATGGTTCAGGCTGTCTTTGTCGTAAAATCTGGGCCTTTGCATCTGCTGCTTCCTAAATTACTAAGCCTCTATCACTCAACCTGGATAACTCGTTCTTGACAGGATGAGATCTGAGGTAGCCACAGACTAAAATCACCATGACCTTAGTTAGATGTGCACAGTGATTTGTACTTAGAAGGCAGTATGTGGCACTCAAACCATAGCACCCTAGTGTATGCTGAGATAGAACACTGTGATAGGAACCCAGGTCTCCCCTTGCCTGGTCCAGGTCAGTGCTCACTTAGAAGGATCACATCACCGATATATTTGTCCATCAATGATGGATACACACCCAAACTGATTTAACTTTTTCTTACCTCCGGAAAGATCCATCTTATTGCTCTGTACATTTTCTTCGGGTGAGTCTCTCTGAAGCAAGAAAACACATTGTGTTAGCGGGCCTTGacttattaatgaaaataaaaatgaaaaattttactttatatttcagtatttgtcaaaaatcaaatggACCGCAAAACTCTTTCCACTGcctaataagaaaattttaaaaataagatatgtgATCAATGTTTTTAGCTAAAAGTGTAAAAAGACAGAAAGCTTCATGGCCAATTTTACTCTAACCTCCAGCATATACATAAAGACTCAAAGATAAtttgttaagaaaacaaaaaactgaagttAGGGTAAATTTACAGACCATCACTCAAAGAAGGGCTGCTATAAAAATACACTTACCGAAAAACTGATATTTGAAAACTGTTTAACGAATGGATTTATCCATGCTTCTTCTTGTTTGTTTCCACCTTTCATGGTTCCCTTTGCAAAACAAAAGAGTAGAAAGCTGCCATGGCCACCTCTATTGATCTAGGTACAGTGATGGATTAATAAAACTTCAAGACAATTCCCAATTCTCATATTTAGCCAATTAATTTCTCCTCCAACCAATTTTAGCAGAGTTGTTAACAATTACAAAtcaacttatttaattttcaactttCTTTGCTCCAGTCCTCTGGTATGGCTGTAACGTACAGAGAAATCTCTAACAGCAAGCAGTCAGAAGGAAAAGACGGAAGCAAAGGGCCTTGATgatccacaaaaagaaaaaaaaaggtcctcACAATAACAGAGAACTGCTCATCACAATTTCCAGTTTACAACTGGACTATGTTCTAAGAGCTTAATTATAACCTCGATTTGTGGCATTCTCATAACACACCAAAGTAAAAGTACTCGTTAGGTTCCTCAGGTTAGTCCAAAGAAACCGACATAACCCACGATTTAATTACGCTATGCGCACTGtactgaaaaactataaaaaaaaaaaaacaaaccaaaactattttaaaatttcaatttgtgTCACTGAGAACACAGTACTCCAATGGCAGCTGAGCTGggggttccccccacccccctccaccttGGTGCCAGTGCCGTAGTTGGCTAGGCACAGGCAGTACAGAAACGCCTTTGAGGCACACTCTCAAGGAACCACGAGCCTGGCTGTCGGGGAGGCTGGATGCCACAGGGACCAAGGTCTCCAATGAATATGAAGACCACGGGGCTGTTCTTGGTCTGACCTTAATTCCCCTTTCCCGTTGCTACCGCCTGTTCCTTCCGACTGTGGGACAGAACACAGTTTCATGATCCCCCCCAAGTGCAGGTCTCTGAAGCAAGCACCTAACCCTTGCCAAGGTTTCTGAAGTCCTCCTTgattcctctgcctccccctgccctcttGCCTAACTGGCTGCCAAAGCCTCTGTCCCTCTGATTTCGAAATGCCTCTCTACTCAGTCTCTTGCACTACACATCCACTTTGGTTTCCCAGTTCAAGCCCTCACTTCTCACCCGAATGAGTGCAGAAGCTTCCTGACTGAGACTCCCCCAACTCTGGTCTCTCCTCTGTGCCAATTATCTTTCATACCATCACTGGTTagctttctttaaagaaagtagtttttaaaagccCAAGGTCATGTTGCCTTCTATGCAATTTCATTGGCTCCATATCTTAGAATAAAGTTCAAATTCTTTGGCATGGTATTGAAAATACTTTACAATCTAGCCTTAATTTAACTATAGAGCCAGATCTCCTATCACCTCTTTCAGAAATTCTCCACTTTAGTATGTCAGGCTACTCTTTTCCTTAGCATATCCCACCCGCAGGCATCTTCCAAACTCAAGTGGCCACTCCTTAGCGCTCTCCTACTGTCCCATACTAGACTCTGAGTTCCTCGAAGGTGCAGCTCATTTCTTAGTGTTTCTGAACCCCCAGCACcaagcacagtacctggcacacagcagaagctaaataaatgtttgcagttgctttctaaaagatttttactagcagaaacaaaggagaaagagtaAAAAGGCTACAcaccctttcccttctcctttttttgcCACTCAGACCCTGTAAGGAAAGACAAAGTCACAAAACAGCATGGTCCAGTGGGAAGAACACAGGGTTTGGAATTAGAAGACCTAAAATTAAGTCCTTGCTCTGTCAACTAGTTATGCATCTTTGGGCAAGTCACCACCTTTGACAGTCTCAAATTCCTCATCGGTATTCTACCTCAGAAGGTCATGAGGATCAAATGGCTTATGTAAAATATGGGAAAGCATTTCATAAGCTATATGCAGTGGCAATAGGCAAATTCAGCCAAATGcaacatctttttaaatgaaaatggcaGGTCCTAGACTGAGAATCCCAGGATTAAAAGGGAGGGACCCTGGTGGCCAACTAATGTAACTACTGGATATTTGACCTCTAAGATCCcgggggctgggggtaggggggtagGGGCGGTGGGTTGGTGGCGCACACCAGTTTTCAAATAGAGTGAGGCGGAGAGAACCACCTGAGGGTCTGGgcacatattttgaaaatggtCCCCAAGAGAATCTGGCACCAGCATCCAACACCACCTCTTAAGAGACAGTGCTCtacatcagtggttctcagctctAGCTCTGCATCAGAGACATATGGGGTCCAATTTCCAAAACTACAGGAGGCCTGGGATATAGTAAGCTGTACCTGTAACAAATGCCATAGGACTCTGATGTACTCAACAGGTTTGGGAATAAGATTTGTCCACATATCAGAGGAAAATCAAATGGCTCATTCCTAGGGATTTTTGTCACAGGACCTTTAGGGCTAGGGGAAGGGATACAGATGGGGGATGAAAAAGGAAGCCACCGATTCTGGGTAaaggggagggctggggactGCGGGTGAAGCGGAACTGGGAGTCAACATGGAGATTTGCCCTTCTCTTCACCCCCACCGCTGCAAGCCCACCTTGGGGTGAGGGGCTGTCCCAGGCAGCactggtggagggagaggaggagagaaatccCAAGCTGTAGCAGTGGGGAGAAAGGAAGTTCCTGCAGTCTTATGGCTTTCTAGGTGGCTGCCCATACAAAAGGCTATACCTAAATTGGGGACTGCCTGGCCTGTACTCATTGCCATAAATGGGCAGGAAGAACATAAATTTCCTGAGGGTAAACTACCTTTGGAATTGAAAATTTCAAGGGCTTTGCCCTTGAAATGTTTACCTTCGAtgacattttctttgtatatgGAGGCCAATTTAAAGATGAGTTAAGCTCTTGAGATGAATTACTATTCCACATTCCAATCTCTacatcctcttcctcttcccagccAGTGGGGCGATTTCCAGGCAATGGCATATCATCACCACACCAGCCATCTTGCATAGATTTTGGCCCTGATTGTGATTTGTGATACAAAGAGAAACATGATTTAATCAAACAATTCTTTCTGGAGAACAAGCACTCATTATGGGGGTGGGGAATCTAGGAAAAACCCcacttttatttcccttcacaAATCTACATGGTAGGAATCTATGTTTTATACTTGAAGTTTCCActaagcaagatttttttttttttaaagtaatctctacacccaacatggaccctgaactcatgaccctgagagagCAAGAGTCTTACGCTCTACACCACCTGAGTGAAtcaggtatgcctgggtggctcagtcagttaagtgtccaacttttgatctcggatcaggtcttttttttttttttttttttttttaatttatttatgacagtcacacagagagaaagagagaggcagagacacaggcagagggagaagcaggctccatgcaccgggagcccgacgtgggattcgatcccgggtctccaggatcgcgccctgggccaaaggcaggcgccaaaccgccgcgccacccagggatccctcggatcaggtcttgatctcagggtcttgatcaagcctcccactgggctccctgctgggtgtggagattactttacaaaaaaaaaaaaaaaggaaggaaggaaggaaaggaaaaaggaaaaaggaaaaaggaaaggaaaaaaagtatctcCCGTTCTTTTTACAAACAGACCATTCCTAAACATGGCCTTCTTGTTCAAACTCAACAATCTGTATGGCAACACACAGGGCAGAAAGGATCGAGGAAATTTCAAAGAattcattttgatatatattttcaaagagaatGGCCAGAAAGTATTGCAAGTTATGAGCAGAAAGCATCTCAACTGGATACTCAGCTTTTGGAATTCCTATGGGGACCCCACATACAACTTATGGGATAGTAATGATGTTCATCTGAATGTTGAATCAGGTCTTTCCTGaactttgttgattttctgtataaTATTCAGGGAGTAATCTGGAACTGAGCCAGTTTGGATATGCATCCACATTACTCTATAACCTGTCTCTAATGCTGGATAACATGAAAGTTGCTTGATTAGGTAATCTGATTTGGTAAAAGAGAACTTCGATTTGGTGAAGTAAATGCAAATCCTTATAGTTAACAGTTCTAAGGAAAGACAAGAACATCCAGAAAGCTAAAAAGAGCAAATCAAATtacaaattcaaagaaacaaacagtaaaaTCACATAGTAGGATACACAGATACATTTATCAATGATACAAACATTATCTGATTATTTAATTGTAGTCAACAAGAGATCACCACTGTGACAAAAGAGCCACCAGGAATTATCAATAACTTACCAGATTTGCTTAATGCTTGAGGACCAACAGAGCTGGAGCCCCACGTGGATGTGTTGGATGCTGCAGCAATGGGCTCCCCCCAGCTGGGACCACTGTCTATGGGTTTACCCCATGCTGAAGTACCATTATCCACAGTTGTGGCTGGAGTAGAAGGCTCCCCCCAGGGCTCACCCCAGCCTTTAGAAAGTGTGGGAAAAGAAGTCATCAGCACAAGGTAGGGTGGTGCAGGGCAATAAGGAGTACTCAGGGAACAAAAGATGAAGATGTTCATATTCACAGACTGAATAATGATGCTGCAATGGGCATGGGCAAAGACAATGGCTTCTGTTTTATGCAAAGAAGACAAATCATTTCCCATCATCATAATTTAACTACCggtgtgaaatttttttttttccatcacctatttcataaTTGCCCTCTGGGTGTAGAGCGGACTTTTTTTTGAATGACCTTAATTATGGCAAGTTATCCTcctttgaaaatgaatttaattccTGGAAAAGTCAAGTCAATCTGAGGCAAACCTAGTAAATCCAAGCAGGTAATCAAGTTGGGTAATAGTGTACATAAACGATTTTTACCATAAGTGCAACCTTTCAACATCACTATTCTGGggcaaaaaaaattaactacaatACCAACAATAGGTAGACATCCTACTTTTATACACGCTGGACAACACTTCTTAAAAATCCAGAGGTATCAGGTTGTCTAATGTAAAGCCATAAACAACATTCAAAAGAACTCAAACAGCCTTTTCCTTAGATGAATACCTCTTTCTTCTATGAATTAAATCCAAATACCATAAACTATCCTGGGGGGAAAAGAATTAGACGCTGAAAGGTTAGCTCATGAAAACATTCCTATCCCTCCAACGGGACTGCTTATTATTCCATTACCAAAGACAATGCATTCCAATGACACTTAATGAAAATGTCGTTGTCAAGATAATCTGCAGAGATAGGAATTAGCTCCTTGTTATGAGAGTGGGAATATGTGGGAATACACCAGAAAGGTATTATCAAATGTTTTGagcacacaaacatacacactgTATAACTAATAGACTTGGATTTCATGCCTACTTAAATAAATCCCTTCCAAGGCCAAATATAGCACAGGGTATTTAGAGAATATTGTACTTggatgcttgttttctttctggggATTCTGTaatcaaataacaaaacaaagtaagTAACGACTTGACTCAGAAGAACTGAGAAGTGTACAGCATCCCCAACAGATACCACTTTCCCAACTCTACCTTCTGCTGTCTTCCTAGCAGAGAACGGAGTGTGGGAGATTCACAACCAACATGGCCACAGACAGAGCTCGGTTCCTGATGTTAAACACCTTGCCCATTCTTTTATTCACTAGAAGCTCCTCCTGGgttggagggaggggggaaagccCTTTGTGCGCATATGCAAATACTGTTAAATCTTACAGCACCCGGTACATTGAAAGGAGGCTTACAATACTGTGAAACATTTTGTAACACCATCAGACTCCATTAAATGAAAACTTACCAGAGCCACTGCCTGCCTCTTTGTTTGAGATGGCACTTGCAGATGGTAGCAACTGGTGTACCTGTGCTTGCTGGTCTGAACGGCTGCTGCCATTTGGGACATTTTTGTTCCACATGTTCACATTTTTGTAGTTGTATTTGCTCGGATCTCCCCAAGCTGAAGTTCCGTCATCGATCTCCATTTTGCGACGTATGGATTCTGGGGATGGTTCCTCCCAGCCTGTGGGCTCTTCTTCTTTTGTTGGGGCTGGTATAGGTCCTCCCAGCCAGCCTGTACCAGGAGGTTTGCCTGTTGCTGGTGGGATTCCCCAAGACCCGACAATGTCTTGTTGCTTGTTCCAGTCTGGAGAAGTGACTGGCTTTGACGAATCTCCCCAACCTAGAGACTGATTAGACTTTGGAGGATCTCCCCATCCCTGGGAAGGATTAGGTTTAGAAGATTCATCCCATCCTGACGAATTATTTGGATTTATGTTATTTCCCCAAGTAAAAGAACTAGTTTTACCAAGTTCATTCCAACCAGAAACAGACCTGTCACTGTCACTACCTCCTGAGCTAGATTTCTTATTAGCCTCACCCCAATGGTTACTCCTTGACGTTTCTCCCCAGTTATCACTGGCAGAAACGGACCACCCTTGGTTTGATTTCTGTCCATCACCCCATCCCTGTTTGCTCTTTTGCGAATCATTCCATGCGGACTTCTCTTCTTTGCTGTTCCCCCACTGATTGCTCTTGACCATTCCTGTAGCAGCAGCATCATCTTCCCATCCCCCCTGGCAGCTTGAGCCTTTGGAATCTCCCCACCTCAGAGCAGGTTTGGGATCTCCCCACCCCGATACAGATGAGGTATCATTACTAGTAGGGCTAGTCTTATCTGTACATGCCCCTGAGTTAAAAGTCTGTGTTGCAGAGCTTCCCCAGGCCTCTGTCCCATTGTCagtctttctttcccctctagGTGATGTTTCCGTATCCCAGGCAGTATTCTGCTTAATAGGAGTCTGTCCCCAACCAGAGTTGGAGAGGACACGTGGATCCAAGTCAGTTCTGTTTACGATGCTTTGGAGTAATGTGTGCTGATCAATTTTTCTCCGATCTCTACTCTGATTTTCCCCAGTGGCTTTCTCCTCGAGGCGTCCAGTGCTTTCTGTACTACCTTCACTCTCCACTGTACCTCCTGTTTTGGCCCACACACTGTTCTGCTCAGTTGTCTGAGATGCGGCAGAAGCCTGATCCTCTTCCTCAGTAGATTTCCATCCATTTGTAAACTTCTTACCATTGCCATTTGCACTGTCATTGGAATGCTGATTGCTAGGCAGTTTGCTCCACTCCACGCTGGGTATATTAGTGCCAGTGTTTTGTGCAGGAGTTCCCCATCCTCGTCGACTTCCTCCAGAATTTGCGCCATTTCCACTTCCCCACGATGCATTCTGGGAATTCGTTGCCCCAGACTCCCACACACCTCCTCCTTTATTTGTGTTCACTTGAAAGTTAGTGCCCATAGGCCCATTTATGCCAGGCTGCATTAGAGTTGCATTCACAGTGTCACCATTAGCTTGGCCGTTAGGGCTCGAACATTTGTCTCCAGAGTAATTAGAACCATAGGCACCCCACGTAGTACCGTAAGAGCCTCCACTTTTTGGCTCTCCATTGCTAAGATGAGAAAGGGAAGTGCCATTCATAACCGATGGAGCCTGTATCTGAGGATGATTCATTGTGCTCACACGCCAGGCCCCTGTATTACTAGGCAGTTCGTTATTCTGTACTGAACCGGAGTTTGGTAAACTAGAGGTCATAAAGTTAGTAGTGTTATTTGGTCCAGTCATCTCAGTGGTAATATTCTGAGGTTGACCACTGAATGAAACCTTCTGTGTACCACTTACTTCAGATTCACAAGTTTCCTGAAGGCTTCCCCAGGTACCATGGGTGGAAGAACCACCCACTTTAGAGTTAATACTCTGATTGTTAGGCATCTGGCCTATGGTACTACACTGAATATTGATGCCAGAACTACCGCTCCCTACAGGCCCTTTGAGGGCAAGTCCGTTGTTGTCTAATACTGGCCAGGCACCATGGTTGCTAGCTGAATTCAAAGTGCTTGGATTTAACCCTCCATTTGATGAAGAACTTACAGTGCCCCAAGCATTCATTCTATTGTTGCTACTTTCTGATTTGCTTTCAGGAgcatccacagagacctgacatgTGCTTATTATGGCTCCATGGGAAAAACCCCATGGCCCAGGACTACTTCCATGGCCCACATTATTGCTGCTGCTACCAACCACAAACTTGTTTTGGGAACCAAGTCCAGTGCTATTCCGAAGGCCATCTTTTTCACCACCTGTGCTCCCTGAAGCCATGATAGTGATGTTTCTCTCTGATTCAGAACTGGAGGCAGAATCAGCATCCATACATTCTGAAGCCAACTCTGGATCACTGCCAGGGACTGAGGGCCATGCTTCTGTCTCAGGGGAGTCGTTTACAACAGCATTCTTACAATTTGTGCTAGAGTCACTCGGAGAAGACACAGGTCCCCGCTGTGAATTTTCATAATGGGATCCTGAAGTACTGTGGTTTATATctagaataaaggagaaatacaaaaaCTATTAAGTGCTTGGAAAGATGAGAAATGTTATAAACATATGTGGTTCCTCGACATTAACAAAATTTGATACTTGGCAGTATGGTTACAAAAGCACGGATTATATCCCAGCTACCAACTTTCCTTATCTAGTCATTAATTCCACACAGGCAGGGTATTTTGCGTTTTATTCACTGATGTTATCCTATGAGCCTAGGGCAGTACCTGGAACACAAGAGTCCCTCTCATTAGAGATCTGCTGCTGAATGAACAAACTATTACTTATCAGCAAGTAGAAGAATTTTAGTGTCAGGAAGAACTAGGTTGTAGTAATGTATTAGGATAATGAAGCAACCCAGGCCTAGAGGCCTGAcgtggaaaaaaaaagggggggctggGAAGGAGATGGGTAAGGACAAAGGAGCAGGACAAACTTGACTAAATGTATTAGAAACATATGAGAAAtcctttcctgtctttcctttcttaGAGGAGCTTTTTCACACAACGGTTTTGGGTATTAGAAcaagtttataaaaattacaaagcctttctttcccattttatttccatttcattagtGTTTATGTTCAACCTGAAATACTGCATGCaagtacaaatatttttagttgCATTCTccttcataaaaatttaatttacctTCATAGCCATATTTTTTAGGAGATCACAGAAttatgatgattaaaaaaatcaagtgctGACACTGAACATCATTAATGATCAGTCATAGAATCCTATAATCTTGGACTCACCGCTATACATTATCATCTAGTTATCTTCCTGCAGGTAGAGGGCAGGCAGTTCTCATGCTTCTAATACTTCCCCAGATTCATTCCTCTCATTCGGTTTAAGGATCTGGTAGTTAAAAGTTCCTCAGGGATATTAACCTGCATAAGATGTCTGCATTTAGACTGTCTTTAGGGGGTTGCTTATGTTGTAGTTTTCAACTAGAGTAGTACTCAGAATCCTACGTAGTGCTTTTAAATAACATACATGTTCAAATCACATCCTCACATCCCAGACCTAATAAACCAACTGCTAGGAGTTGCAAGCCTAGAAAACAAATGTAACTCACTACCAATGTACTGCAAATATAGAAAATCAGGTTCATCTTCCATCATTTCTCTCAAAGCACAATCATCAAGCATTAAAAAACTAGGAGTtagaaagaagagcagaaaaaagaCTAAAGAGAGACTAAAGGCGTATACATAATTCACCAATTACATGAATCTTAAAGTTCCATAACAAACTCTTATCTCCACTCCCAGTTgggaatcatttttttaagctgTCAAATGAAGTTTTTCATCATCTTTCAGTGCCCATGAGAAGCATTTTCCTCATGAAACACAGGATATCGAACAGTTTGTCTCATGGGGTAAAAACAAACCAATATATCAACACCGGCACCAGCAGTATCATCAATCAGGACCACGGATCATgtgttttctctgcatttttgtcACTGACTCCTTGAAACAACCCTAAAGCACCGGATACTACCTTTACTTTGTAGctgggaaaataaatgaaggcCCAGAGGCTAAGTTACAGAAAATCAGGTGAGGAAAGCAGGATTCAGCATTGAGTAATAAAGCAAGGTGGCTAAGTACATTGCTGAAACTCCACAGACACCAAGACTCAAGTCTGGGCTCTCTGCAGCAGTTGTATGACCAAATTTGCACAACAGGGAGACAGACAGTACCTCTTTACCCAGCTGTTAACTATACTGTCCTATGTGAAGTATTTAGTTCAGTGCCAGCTTCAAAGAAATGCTCCACCAGTGGCAGTTTGGTATAGTGATTAAGAGCACAACTTTGTAGTCAGACTGCTTGGGCTTAAAAGCTGCTCTGTCATTTCCTAGTTATATGATCACAGGCAAGATCCTCAATCTTTCTgtatcttagtttcctcatctgtaaagtgagaacAGTAATTGCACCTGTCTCAAACAGAATACTAACTCCTGGATCATTCCCCCACAGATGCCTAttcccaaaggagaaaaaaaattctgcttttttacTGGTTTTCTTCGTCTCAGTAAGTTTCCTAAAACCTAAGATTTATCCTTGCTTGCTTACTGTGCATGGCAAATCCCAACCACCACCGAACCCCAAATCCATCCACTTTTCTCCAGATCTAACAACCaagccaccatcaccatcatcagcaCCTCAAAGACGTCGAGTAAAAGTACTTGTTGcccattatttgttttttcacatGCATGTGTGTTTCTTGCCACTTCCACAGAGCAAGCGTAAGAAAGGAAGATTGAGAATGTTCGACAAAACCGCCTAGGCTGAACACAAAAGGACAGACCTGGAATTTAACAGTGCAGCAGCAGAAGCATTCCCATACTGACAGGAAAAGGCAAGGTACTTGGCATCAACACTAATGCTCAGCCTTGCGCTGGGACTACTGACCAATGAAAGAGGACCCAGAAATAAAGGGTAAAGATagtggaaaagaaacaaaagaagctaACATGTATGAAGCAATAGTTTTCCTATATACCAGAAGTAGTTGACAAGAAAATGTAATTGAGAAAAGAACCTAACTCTAACAGCCACAAAAATCACAAAGCAACTTAGAATACGGctaacagaaatatttaaagttatatGTGATTACGTTTTATTGCAGGCCACAGAAGACAACTTGATTAAGTACAGATACTTGTTCCTGAACAGGAAGACAGaataatattctttcttaaagTGTAATTCAATTATAAGAAATTACTAACAGGAGTCTGTAGCATGgataaagtgatttaa
Coding sequences:
- the TNRC6A gene encoding trinucleotide repeat-containing gene 6A protein isoform X17 → MDADSASSSESERNITIMASGSTGGEKDGLRNSTGLGSQNKFVVGSSSNNVGHGSSPGPWGFSHGAIISTCQVSVDAPESKSESSNNRMNAWGTVSSSSNGGLNPSTLNSASNHGAWPVLDNNGLALKGPVGSGSSGINIQCSTIGQMPNNQSINSKVGGSSTHGTWGSLQETCESEVSGTQKVSFSGQPQNITTEMTGPNNTTNFMTSSLPNSGSVQNNELPSNTGAWRVSTMNHPQIQAPSVMNGTSLSHLSNGEPKSGGSYGTTWGAYGSNYSGDKCSSPNGQANGDTVNATLMQPGINGPMGTNFQVNTNKGGGVWESGATNSQNASWGSGNGANSGGSRRGWGTPAQNTGTNIPSVEWSKLPSNQHSNDSANGNGKKFTNGWKSTEEEDQASAASQTTEQNSVWAKTGGTVESEGSTESTGRLEEKATGENQSRDRRKIDQHTLLQSIVNRTDLDPRVLSNSGWGQTPIKQNTAWDTETSPRGERKTDNGTEAWGSSATQTFNSGACTDKTSPTSNDTSSVSGWGDPKPALRWGDSKGSSCQGGWEDDAAATGMVKSNQWGNSKEEKSAWNDSQKSKQGWGDGQKSNQGWSVSASDNWGETSRSNHWGEANKKSSSGGSDSDRSVSGWNELGKTSSFTWGNNINPNNSSGWDESSKPNPSQGWGDPPKSNQSLGWGDSSKPVTSPDWNKQQDIVGSWGIPPATGKPPGTGWLGGPIPAPTKEEEPTGWEEPSPESIRRKMEIDDGTSAWGDPSKYNYKNVNMWNKNVPNGSSRSDQQAQVHQLLPSASAISNKEAGSGSGWGEPWGEPSTPATTVDNGTSAWGKPIDSGPSWGEPIAAASNTSTWGSSSVGPQALSKSGPKSMQDGWCGDDMPLPGNRPTGWEEEEDVEIGMWNSNSSQELNSSLNWPPYTKKMSSKGLSGKKRRRERGTMKGGNKQEEAWINPFVKQFSNISFSRDSPEENVQSNKMDLSGGMLQDKRMEIDKHSLNIGDYNRTVGKGPGSRPQISKESSMERSPYFDKDGIVADESQNMQFMSSQSMKLPPSNSALPNQALGSIAGLGMQNLNSVRQNGNPSMFGVGNTAAQPRGMQQPPAQPLSSSQPNLRAQVPPPLLSPQVPVSLLKYAPNNGGLNPLFGPQQVAMLNQLSQLNQLSQISQLQRLLAQQQRAQSQRSVPSGNRQQQDQQGRPLSVQQQMMQQSRQLDPSLLVKQQTPPSQQQPLHQPAMKSFLENVMPHTTPELQKGPSPINAFSNFPIGLNSNLNVNMDMNSIKEPQSRLRKWTTVDSISVNTSLDQNSSKHGAISSGFRLEESPFVPYDFMNSSTSPASPPGSIGDGWPRAKSPNGSSSVNWPPEFRPGEPWKGYPNIDPETDPYVTPGSVINNLSINTVREVDHLRDRNSGSSSSLNTTLPSTSAWSSIRASNYNVPLSSTAQSTSARNSDSKLTWSPGSVTNTSLAHELWKVPLPPKNITAPSRPPPGLTGQKPPLSTWDNSPLRVGGGWGNSDARYTPGSSWGESSSGRITNWLVLKNLTPQIDGSTLRTLCMQHGPLITFHLNLPHGNALVRYSSKEEVVKAQKSLHMCVLGNTTILAEFASEEEISRFFAQSQSLTPSPGWQSLGSSQSRLGSLDCSHSFSSRTDLNHWNGAGLSGTNCGDLHGTSLWGTPHYSTSLWGPPSSSDPRGISSPSPINAFLSVDHLGGGGESM